In the Harmonia axyridis chromosome 3, icHarAxyr1.1, whole genome shotgun sequence genome, one interval contains:
- the LOC123677015 gene encoding uncharacterized protein LOC123677015 isoform X2 has protein sequence MNAWRVVHFLKEDTVEAVPVSWLRGSNQCHWPPFNRLKLKTAINKCMPPSSNWDVHETRVIGEIYGDLSVARMKALEAESTSDLNSDSDLLGLGHRKIRMNKKYQDSESSEQDKEDSLSPEASKIMMPTLKRREEKTSVSISDFGISSVAPSDDDLGFESYVGSDNAGEASKIVMSTLKRRDKESAVYPYSDDDLGIESNVPGFDNAGNPLRIVPGNPDRNEAECTATEIEGSYYNRQYYLKDEQFKRQVLRNLSILNFKLDQLADDIGRLALKENTVTTNLPPSVFSKFNFPLATEEELHNFESHLADREKYQQVQLELSRIGGGTTKIMVRRLMEKLISSQLGVEYSWIGFKKKKNFSVLLISKVLIDAVLAVHKNSNAAEVEASAKQWLVKCKERCTKEK, from the exons ATGAATGCTTGGAGAGTGGTCCATTTTCTAAAGGAGGATACAGTAGAAGCGGTACCAGTCTCCTGGTTGAGAGGCTCCAACCAATGTCACTGGCCTCCCTTCAATAGGCTGAAGCTCAAGACAGCGATCAATAAATGTATGCCACCTTCTTCAAACTGGGACGTACATGAAACACGAGTAATTGGGGAAATATATG GAGATTTATCTGTTGCCCGAATGAAGGCTCTAGAAGCGGAGAGTACCTCTGATTTGAATTCTGATTCTGATCTATTAGGGTTGGGACATAGAAAAatcagaatgaataaaaaatatcaggatTCTGAATCATCAGAACAAGACAAAGAGGATAGTCTATCACCAGAAGCATCTAAAATTATGATGCCTACCCTCaaaagaagagaggaaaaaacatctg TTTCTATATCTGATTTTGGTATTTCTTCAGTGGCCCCTTCAGATGATGATTTAGGATTTGAGTCATACGTAGGCTCTGATAATGCAGGTGAAGCATCTAAAATTGTGATGTCTACCCTTAAAAGAAGGGATAAAGAAAGCGCTG TGTACCCTTATTCAGATGATGATTTAGGGATTGAGTCAAACGTCCCAGGATTTGATAATGcag GAAATCCACTTAGAATTGTCCCAGGAAATCCAGACAGAAATGAGGCAGAATGTACAGCAACAGAGATCGAAGGGAGCTACTACAATAGACAGTATTACTTGAAAG ATGAGCAGTTTAAGCGGCAAGTACTGCGAAATCTgtccattttaaattttaaactgGATCAGTTGGCTGATGATATAGGTAGATTAGCGCTTAAAGAAAATACTGTAACAACAAACCTTCCTCCAtcagtattttcaaaattcaattttccattAGCAACTGAGGAAGAACTGCACAATTTTGAGAGTCACTTGGCAGACAGAGAGAAGTACCAGCAAGTG CAATTGGAATTATCAAGAATTGGTGGTGGTACCACCAAAATTATGGTACGACGTTTAATGGAGAAGCTTATAAGCAGTCAACTTGGTGTTGAGTACAGTTGGATaggatttaagaaaaaaaagaacttcTCAGTTTTACTCATATCCAAAGTACTCATAG ATGCTGTATTGGCTGtgcataaaaattcaaatgcaGCGGAAGTGGAAGCATCAGCCAAACAATGGCTGGTTAAGTGTAAGGAGCGATGCaccaaagaaaaataa
- the LOC123677015 gene encoding uncharacterized protein LOC123677015 isoform X3: protein MNAWRVVHFLKEDTVEAVPVSWLRGSNQCHWPPFNRLKLKTAINKCMPPSSNWDVHETRVIGEIYGDLSVARMKALEAESTSDLNSDSDLLGLGHRKIRMNKKYQDSESSEQDKEDSLSPEASKIMMPTLKRREEKTSVAPSDDDLGFESYVGSDNAGEASKIVMSTLKRRDKESAVYPYSDDDLGIESNVPGFDNAGNPLRIVPGNPDRNEAECTATEIEGSYYNRQYYLKDEQFKRQVLRNLSILNFKLDQLADDIGRLALKENTVTTNLPPSVFSKFNFPLATEEELHNFESHLADREKYQQVQLELSRIGGGTTKIMVRRLMEKLISSQLGVEYSWIGFKKKKNFSVLLISKVLIDAVLAVHKNSNAAEVEASAKQWLVKCKERCTKEK from the exons ATGAATGCTTGGAGAGTGGTCCATTTTCTAAAGGAGGATACAGTAGAAGCGGTACCAGTCTCCTGGTTGAGAGGCTCCAACCAATGTCACTGGCCTCCCTTCAATAGGCTGAAGCTCAAGACAGCGATCAATAAATGTATGCCACCTTCTTCAAACTGGGACGTACATGAAACACGAGTAATTGGGGAAATATATG GAGATTTATCTGTTGCCCGAATGAAGGCTCTAGAAGCGGAGAGTACCTCTGATTTGAATTCTGATTCTGATCTATTAGGGTTGGGACATAGAAAAatcagaatgaataaaaaatatcaggatTCTGAATCATCAGAACAAGACAAAGAGGATAGTCTATCACCAGAAGCATCTAAAATTATGATGCCTACCCTCaaaagaagagaggaaaaaacatctg TGGCCCCTTCAGATGATGATTTAGGATTTGAGTCATACGTAGGCTCTGATAATGCAGGTGAAGCATCTAAAATTGTGATGTCTACCCTTAAAAGAAGGGATAAAGAAAGCGCTG TGTACCCTTATTCAGATGATGATTTAGGGATTGAGTCAAACGTCCCAGGATTTGATAATGcag GAAATCCACTTAGAATTGTCCCAGGAAATCCAGACAGAAATGAGGCAGAATGTACAGCAACAGAGATCGAAGGGAGCTACTACAATAGACAGTATTACTTGAAAG ATGAGCAGTTTAAGCGGCAAGTACTGCGAAATCTgtccattttaaattttaaactgGATCAGTTGGCTGATGATATAGGTAGATTAGCGCTTAAAGAAAATACTGTAACAACAAACCTTCCTCCAtcagtattttcaaaattcaattttccattAGCAACTGAGGAAGAACTGCACAATTTTGAGAGTCACTTGGCAGACAGAGAGAAGTACCAGCAAGTG CAATTGGAATTATCAAGAATTGGTGGTGGTACCACCAAAATTATGGTACGACGTTTAATGGAGAAGCTTATAAGCAGTCAACTTGGTGTTGAGTACAGTTGGATaggatttaagaaaaaaaagaacttcTCAGTTTTACTCATATCCAAAGTACTCATAG ATGCTGTATTGGCTGtgcataaaaattcaaatgcaGCGGAAGTGGAAGCATCAGCCAAACAATGGCTGGTTAAGTGTAAGGAGCGATGCaccaaagaaaaataa
- the LOC123677015 gene encoding uncharacterized protein LOC123677015 isoform X1, producing MARKYSANFYKKVKIQTDMSLSYPNIPPSASFSSIVENEIRNEDDVEMHMPELQNPVHELNEMENIELIKEGKGGHISEYSFPILDSLQTKTSHIDNKKVDKEEDIKSKLKLWSIKYNISHVALSDLLKILKSSKAQLDELPNDARTILSTKRTIDVRNIDPGSYCHVGITEAVTYLCTKKCYDKIELLINIDGLPLSKSSGSQIYPILCSLYDDPREVAVIGVYHGYEKPSNANDFLGEFVQDAVELSNNGIKVNGACIPFKIKAFIADAPAKSFISYTKGHTGFFSCTKCVQKGEFIRNRTCFPKINSKKRTDKDFRQKNQIQHHTGTSALENIPDFNMVSDIPLEYMHLICLGVMKKLIVNIWIYGKPSFKLGSSAVGEISSMLLSFQNHTPIEFARKPRSLDDVKRWKATEFRFFLLYSGPVVLEKFLPQAQYQNFICLHIAIRILCNETHIADKEYFELAESLLTYFVQDFGNIYGQEFISHNIHGLVHIVDDVKMFGKLDHYSAFPFENFMQVLKNMVRKPDKPLSQIMKRLSERMKVPKTKNIGVLKYERHHNDGPTLEGYSTQFELVRFDYFTINIKRSGDTFCLLQDGNIMKVYNFIAKKEQIYVYGKVFTETSDIFSRPNSSCDSSDIDVYFVRKESSLETRLLDSVSKKMVAFPHNDGYIVFPFLHDC from the coding sequence ATGGCAAGAAAGTATTCAGCAAATTTTTATAAGAAAGTGAAAATCCAGACGGACATGAGCCTGAGTTATCCGAATATTCCACCCTCTGCTTCTTTTTCTTCGATAGTTGAGAATGAGATCAGGAATGAAGATGATGTTGAAATGCACATGCCGGAATTGCAAAACCCAGTGCATGAGTTGAATGAGatggaaaatattgagttaATTAAGGAAGGAAAAGGTGGACACATTTCTGAATATTCATTCCCAATATTAGATTCTCTTCAAACAAAAACTAGCCATATTGATAACAAGAAAGTTGATAAAGAGGAAGATATTAAGTCTAAGTTGAAATTGTGgtcaattaaatataatataagtcACGTTGCTCTAAGTGATTTATTGAAGATATTAAAAAGTTCAAAAGCCCAGTTAGATGAACTTCCGAATGATGCTCGTACTATTTTATCAACAAAGCGAACCATTGATGTAAGAAATATTGATCCAGGCTCTTATTGCCACGTTGGTATTACTGAGGCTGTGACTTATCTCTGTACGAAAAAATGTTATGATAAAATAGAATTGCTCATTAATATTGATGGGTTACCTCTCAGCAAAAGCTCTGGCAGTCAAATATACCCAATTCTTTGTTCTCTATATGATGATCCAAGAGAAGTTGCAGTTATTGGTGTATACCATGGTTATGAGAAACCTTCGAATGCTAATGATTTTCTGGGAGAATTTGTCCAAGATGCAGTGGAACTATCTAATAATGGCATTAAAGTGAATGGTGCTTGCATTCCCTTCAAAATTAAAGCGTTCATTGCTGATGCTCCAGCCAAATCGTTTATTTCCTATACCAAGGGTCACACAGGATTTTTTTCGTGCACCAAATGTGTGCAAAAAGGAGAATTCATTAGAAATCGTACATGTTTCCCCAagataaattctaaaaaaagaaCTGATAAAGATTTCAGACAAAAGAATCAGATACAACATCATACAGGAACTTCAGCCCTTGAAAATATACCTGATTTCAACATGGTAAGTGATATTCCCTTGGAGTATATGCATTTAATTTGTCTTGGTGTGATGAAAAAGCTCATTGTTAATATATGGATATATGGTAAACCTTCTTTCAAATTAGGATCATCAGCAGTTGGGGAAATATCCAGTATGCTGCTATCTTTTCAAAATCACACCCCCATAGAATTTGCTAGAAAACCTCGTTCGCTGGATGATGTTAAAAGATGGAAAGCTACagaatttcgtttttttcttttatattctgGTCCAgtggttttggaaaaatttctaCCTCAAGCGCagtatcaaaattttatatgcCTGCACATCGCCATCAGAATATTATGTAATGAAACACATATTGCTGATAAGGAATATTTTGAACTGGCTGAATCTCTTCTGACATATTTTGTTCAAGATTTTGGGAATATTTATGGTCAAGAATTTATATCCCATAACATTCATGGACTGGTTCATATTGTTGATGATGTAAAAATGTTTGGTAAGCTGGATCACTACAGtgcattcccatttgaaaatttcatgcaaGTTTTAAAAAACATGGTCAGAAAACCTGATAAGCCGCTTTCCCAAATCATGAAGAGATTGTCTGAAAGGATGAAAGttccaaaaacaaaaaacattggAGTTTTAAAATATGAACGTCATCATAATGATGGTCCTACTCTAGAAGGATACTCTACACAATTTGAGTTGGTCAGATTTGACTATTTCACAATTAATATAAAGAGGTCAGGTGATACATTTTGCTTACTGCAAGATGGCAACATTATGAAAGTATACAATTTCATAGCAAAGAAGgaacaaatatatgtatatggaaAAGTTTTTACAGAAacaagtgatattttttctcgtCCAAATAGTTCATGTGACTCATCTGACATTGATGTTTATTTTGTGAGAAAGGAAAGCTCATTAGAAACCAGGCTTTTGGATAGTGTCTCAAAAAAAATGGTAGCTTTTCCACATAATGATGGATATATTGTATTCCCCTTTTTGCACGATTGCTGA